Proteins encoded in a region of the Pirellulales bacterium genome:
- a CDS encoding PLP-dependent aspartate aminotransferase family protein, producing MQFRTRAIHVGQEPDPQTGAVIPPVHLATTFVQPGAHPSLEFDYSRSGNPTRKAFETTLASLEGGTRSLAFASGMAATHCVMMLLSPGDHVVASADLYGGTYRLLHKILDRAHVRVSTVPSTDLAAVAAAFTPATKLLWIETPGNPLMSITDIAGCAEIAHAQGALLGVDNTFASPVLTRPLGLGADVVMHSATKYLGGHSDVLGGALVVRNRDLGERLYYIQNATGAVMGPWDAFLCSRGLKTLELRVREQSRTAHQIADSLAGHPRVNRVYYPGLSGHPGHEVAVRQMEGAFGAMLSFELAGELAQAAALVESTHLFRLAVSLGAVESLIELPATMSHASYDAVARQAFGITDGLIRLSVGLEAFEDLRDDLEQAIKQAFGEA from the coding sequence ATGCAATTTCGTACTCGTGCGATTCACGTCGGGCAGGAGCCCGATCCGCAGACCGGCGCCGTCATTCCGCCGGTGCACCTGGCGACAACGTTCGTGCAGCCGGGCGCGCACCCGAGCCTGGAGTTCGACTACTCGCGCTCCGGCAACCCGACCCGCAAGGCCTTCGAGACGACACTAGCTTCGCTCGAAGGGGGCACGCGGTCGCTGGCATTTGCGTCGGGCATGGCCGCCACGCATTGCGTGATGATGCTCTTGTCGCCGGGCGATCACGTCGTCGCGAGCGCTGATTTATACGGCGGGACGTACCGCCTGCTGCACAAGATTCTCGATCGCGCGCACGTGCGCGTGTCGACCGTGCCTTCGACCGATCTGGCGGCCGTGGCCGCCGCCTTTACGCCGGCCACGAAGCTCTTGTGGATCGAAACGCCGGGCAATCCGCTGATGTCGATCACCGATATTGCCGGCTGCGCCGAAATCGCGCATGCCCAGGGCGCTTTGCTGGGGGTCGATAATACGTTCGCCTCGCCGGTTCTCACCCGGCCGCTTGGCCTGGGCGCTGACGTCGTCATGCATTCGGCCACGAAGTATCTCGGCGGGCATAGCGACGTGTTGGGCGGAGCACTGGTCGTGCGGAATCGCGACCTGGGGGAACGCCTGTATTACATCCAGAACGCCACCGGGGCCGTGATGGGCCCATGGGACGCGTTTCTCTGTTCGCGCGGCTTGAAAACGCTCGAACTGCGTGTGCGCGAGCAATCGCGCACGGCCCACCAGATCGCCGACTCTCTGGCCGGCCACCCGCGCGTCAACCGCGTCTATTACCCGGGGCTATCGGGCCATCCGGGGCACGAGGTGGCCGTCCGGCAAATGGAGGGCGCCTTCGGCGCGATGCTTAGCTTCGAGCTGGCCGGTGAATTGGCGCAGGCCGCCGCGCTCGTGGAAAGTACGCACCTTTTCCGACTGGCGGTCAGCCTGGGTGCTGTGGAGTCGCTCATCGAGCTTCCGGCCACGATGTCGCATGCTAGCTATGACGCCGTCGCCCGACAGGCTTTCGGCATCACCGACGGTCTGATTCGCCTGAGCGTCGGCCTCGAAGCGTTCGAAGACCTGCGTGACGACTTGGAGCAGGCGATCAAGCAGGCGTTTGGCGAAGCGTGA